In the Ranitomeya imitator isolate aRanImi1 chromosome 2, aRanImi1.pri, whole genome shotgun sequence genome, tgtgtggtgtagtgtgcaggCGCTACGGTAGTGCTTTCTTCCTTTGTTTTTCATTGTTGTTTACTACCGGCTTTTTTTGCACCTCCCtgctattatatattatatatcctcTATGGTTGTGCGCCTTATTTCTATGGTatagctgtcattatacagtatggagaatcatgtgcggtcattatacagtatggagcatcatgtgcggtcattatacagtatggagcatcatgtgcggtcattatacagtatggagcatcatgtgcggtcatgatacagtattgagcatcatgtggggccaatttacagtatggagcatcatgtgtggccattatacagtatggagcatcatgtgcggtcaatatacagtatgcagcatcatgtggagccattatacagtatggagcatcatgtgcggccatcatacagtatgcagcatcatgtgtggtcattatacagtatggagcatcatgtgtggtcattatacagtatggagcatcatgtgcggtcattatacagtatggagcaccatgtgtggccattatacagtatggagcatcatgtgcggtcattatacagtatggagcatcatgtgcggtcattatacagtatggagcatcatgtgcggtcattatacagtatggagcatcatgtgcggtcattatacagtatggagcatcatgtgcggtcattatacagtatggagcatcatgtgcggtcattatatagtatgaagaattatgtggggccattatacagtatggagcatcatgtggagccattatacagtattgagcattatgtggggccaatttacagtatggagcatcatgtgtggccattatacagtatggagcatcatgtgcggtcaatatacagtatggagcattatgtgtcgccatcatacagtatggagcatcatttgtggcaattatacagtatggagcatcatgtgtcgccatcatacagtatggagcatcatgtgtcgcaaactttgtccctgtttcccgtcttcaaaagttgggaggtatgctcgatctcctgttaaaaaaaaaccaaaaaacaatatACTACCTGTTCCGCCGTAGTCATAAATAGTGaaggtcccacgacgagtccagctctgctatatctgaatGCCAGGCTAAGCCTCACATCCAGACACAGCAGAGCTGCTTACCGGAGGAGGTTCCCCAACGGTGAGGAATGCATTTCTCACAGCCAGCTGATCGCGAGTACAGGTGACCGGAGATTATCCCGGCCCCGGCAGTCACGTGCACAGAACTTATCGCGCTAAGCTGGCCGTGACATATACTACACCGCCAGGGAGACGGTAATGGCCGGTCACCTGTACAGCTGATTGCTGGCCGCGATATCCATTCCAGGGACGACCGGGGCATTTTTCCAGTAGTAAGCAGCTGAGCATTGCAAGGGCAGAGGGCggctataaaataaaataaaacaaaacacagggaCGGGACGGGAGGGGACGGCACCGGACCTCTCTACTCTCTCTCTCACCGGAAGTTCCTGTATCACGTACTTCCGTCAGTGACACAGGAACTCAGCCGCACAACGCTGTTACTACGCATGTAAACCATGcgatttgatcgcattcaattattGTCTATGGGCAAATAAACGGTgcagcgacggagcgtcgccgcatttaaacagacatgctgcgttctgaatagacgcgccgcatgtccatttaCACGGCTCTGACGCCTGGcttttttaccgcatagtggagacgggatttcatgaaatcccctccactatgctgtaacatctggacgctgcgtttttgacgctgcggcacaacgcagcgtttcctgaacgtggacacatacccttagggcatgtgcacacgtcaggttttcttgcagaaattttcctgaggaGAATCTGGCACCATtcccaggaaatccgcatgcgttttttatgcgttttatgtgcgttttttatgcgttttttgtgcgtttcttTTGCGTTTTTTAACACAGATAaagttggttgaaaaaaaaaaaacatcccatgaggtcatttcctggtccaacccctctTCACCATTTTGCTTTCTTGTTGAATTCAACATGCCGCACCATCGTCTTACTCCACAAcagaaccggctactgttgcatacgACACTGCTTTTGCTGCACCACCACAGCCAGCTGGTAAGATAATGTCATTAGATGTGAACACTTtgcgtattaggctgggttcacaatgtgtacagcagcccgttcaacacatacgttcacggtctgctgtaacgcaagtgctgactttggcacatcgctagcgcagatggagcatctgctagctctatctgcgctagcagtgacagacccggaaacgctgcagtccgAGTCTCGGGGTCcaaccgtcactcaaatgacggcacatggctagcgaagtgtcagacataggagtcaatggcggcgctagcggactacgtttcaccgcgttatgcagcggtgtaacgaAGTCCGTcaaacggactgggggaacgcaatgtgaacccagccttaggctgcgGAGATGCTGAGTTTATGACGTTGCGGATTGCCAGCAgtattccatgcgttgtacagttccatgtaataacacatactatatgctcccataggagcaatctcggAGAAGAAGGAATAGCAGATGACAAAAAAaggatgtgggttcatcccattATTCAGGAACTggaggaaaagggacacttccatgttctttatcgggatttaaggaggtaagatatagtgagaaatggtatattgacagctgtgtttatttgtaacttttttttactatatacaacatacattatgtgtgtttaaaattatttaattttttttttttcctttttattttcagcTTTCCAGATAAATTTTCTCAGTTTTGCCGGCTTTCCATTGAGGCATTTGATCGTCTTCTAATTCTTCTTGATCCACACCTCGCTTACGAAGATATGGTCATGCGAAGAGCAATCTCTGCagaagaaaggctgctcatcaccttgcggtaaggcctTGCTGCTAGTGCCCCCCTAAATGCTGCCAGTTTAACCcataatgctgccgctatgctgcgagtgcccccataatgctgccacaatgcttccagtttccctcataacgctgccccaatgctgcgagtgcaccctgtttccctcataatgctgccccaatgctgcgagtgcccccataatgctgccagtttccctcataacgctgccccaatgctgcgagtgcaccctgtttcccctcataatgctgccgctatgctgcgagtgcccccataatgctgccagtttccctcataatgctgccccaatgctgcgagtgcaccgtttccctcataatgctgccgctatgctgcgagtgcccccataatgctgccagtttccctcataacgctgccccaatgctgcgagtgcaccctgtttccctcataatgctgccccaatgctgcgagtgcccccataatgctgccagtttccctcataacgctgccccaatgctgcgagtgcaccctgtttcccctcataatgctgccgctatgctgcgagtgcccccataatgctgccagtttccctcataatgctgccccaatgctgcgagtgcaccgtttccctcataatgctgccgctatgctgcgagtgcccccataatgctgccagtttccctcataacgctgccccaatgctgcgagtgcaccctgtttccctcataatgctgccgctatgctgcgagtgcccccataatactgccagtttccctcataatgctgccccaatgctgcgagtgcaccctgtttccctcataatgctgccgctatTCTGCGAGtgtccccataatgctgccagtttccctcataatgctgccgcaaTTGTGCCAGTGGCCCCATAATGGTGCCCCAATGCTGACAGTTTACCTCATAATGCTGccgcaatgctgcctgtgtccccATAACGCTAGTGGCCATGATGTGTATGTTTTATCTTGCAATACAATTAGTGTTCGTAGgttttctaaattatttttttcctttattcAGGTTTTTAGCCACTggagagagctacacatccctgcacctccaatttagggttggcaaatccaccatctcgcaaattgtacggtgcacatgtaccgtcatctggcagaagttgcagcccatcgtggtgccttgcccaaccgaggagacttggctgcaggttgcagcaggctttcagtctgtggccaatttccccaactgcgtaggtgctgttgatggcaaacatgttagagtgctgaagccaccacgatcaggatcaagcttctttaattataagaagtatttttcggtggtcttgatggcggtggctgacgcacattacaagtttgttgccatcgacgtcggtgcttatggcagttctggggattctcgggtgctgcaatcatcacagattggacttcaaattcttcgagatggcggcacgctcccagccccaagacctttgccgggttccacacatccagtgccctttgtgatggtatcggatgaggcatttcccttaaagccccacctgctgcgcccatacccacgaagagcactggatgatcggcgtaggatttttaattataggctgagccgtgcacgaagatatgtggaatgtaccttcgggatcatgtggaggatctttcacactgccatccagttagATCCGGAGACTGTGGACACTGTGATAAAGGCATTCTGTGTGCTCCACAAGTATGCTCGGGAATACAGCACAGGGGTAGTTGAGGAGCCACAGGTGTCGGAATTAGATGGAGTGGACAACTTTGGTCAAGGAAGGCAATGTAactcgggtgtgcgtgtgagagaaacctTCGCAGACTACTTAATGAGTCCTGAAGGTgctgtgcactggcaatactctttTGCCGGTGTAGAGCAGCCTGAACTGCAGAGAAGATCGGAAACCTAAACAGAATCCAGGCCCAAGCCTGGACGTGAGATATAACAGCAGAGAACATATGACGGCTGAACCCTATCAACTAAGGAACCAGTCTGTACGGCACAGATGCTAACACCTGTGAAAATGCTAGGCGTAATCCCAATCTACCGACGCCAAATCCCtatctaccaaggcccctttttaaaAAATCAAATTGTAAGCAAATAATtgttaataaatacaaaatattattTAAACAATAATCGTTTCCATGTTATCGTTTACTGTTGCTTCCTCAGATCCCATTTTCCGATCATATTTTTATGATAATCAGAACTCTTGAGttgttaaaataaattttttttaatgaagtaaaataaactTTTATTACATACAAGAAACTGTTTTTAATATATATGAACTGACATTTTATAACAAAACTTAAATAACTTTATAATATTTTGTCAGGAACTCTAACGGTTAAACATTCTCTTCACTCCCATCTCTACTCAAAAAGGATGAGAAATCAAATCTCAAAAGTGGTGATATTCCGGTTGATAGTCGTAACCCATAAATAAGTCTGGTTGGGAGGAGACACTGGTATTGGGCGTACTGGAACGATGGCCAGTTGCACTAGGTACAGGTGTATGGCCATAACTGTACGCATCTACATGGTCGGCCCTGTATGTTGCCGCCTGTCCATAACGCTGCGATGCagcagctggtggtggtggtggaggcacaATGGGGTTATTAAAAAGGTTAAAAATACCCATCATAACTTGTGGAGCAGGGGGTAGGGTGGATGTGCCATCAATTGCCATAAACAGACAATTGGCCGCTGTCATGTACATTTGCTGCTTGTCCCGTGGCAGTGTTCTAAGGCTGTCTGCCAAAAGTGACCCAAATTTGTCTTGCTCATCTTGCTTTGATGAATTATCAAGTAGATTGAGCGTTCTGCTAGTTAACTGTTCAATAATTTGAGCTTGTTTGGTCTTCTTTGGTACCGCCCTTCTCAAAGCCACGGGACGGGCAGAAACAGCCCCCATCCCCACATGCCTCGACACACCACCACCAGAGTTGGCATCAGCGTCCGAGGAAGTTGAAGTCGTGTTATTAGAGTTTAAAAATTCtcctgtatgtgctgcaatgtCACGTTCTCCAATGGAATCAGTTCTTTCTGGTGACAAAGACATGTTCTCCGGAGAATCTTGGCTGGCCATTCTGCTGTCTTGTACTTCCTCTCCAATATTGTCCACCGTGGTGTCACCTTCATTAAGGTCCGGAGGTGTTTGGGCACAGACGTTGCTTTCTGTTCTGCAGACCAAAGGAAAAACCAAGGTTACAAAAATACAATTTTAAAT is a window encoding:
- the LOC138666329 gene encoding uncharacterized protein codes for the protein MEAKLLTYDHNTLVQPFKLKLKDILDKFDQEVMHKKKSKFARDCRDFEQGQGAQEAIPAEDARMSSSDFLSSVESDLDTGPEEGRNNDNTLMRMTRSKGQRPAPRNQRRRFYKCLVLQVLHNKPQLIDHADQADQQVLQDLLDLLQENSTVTGTSDECQTFIETLNQNPHNIMLTYSWSPLSVTFLDLQVTMENGSLHTRLYRKPTATNSLLEYRSFHPAHTKRGVPIGQFLRARRNCTEDSDFYVEARELTSRFKDRSYPRRYISAAYERARSQTQMDVPTVSSIGFFALSVERTLDSPWLFDTDLTLGLEPFCILRIYMCMSLLYLDLCAGAVLCVSCAPMRTTIVLDFTPFPDLLAVLPASSPPLLHRIANHSFRSNLGEEGIADDKKRMWVHPIIQELEEKGHFHVLYRDLRSFPDKFSQFCRLSIEAFDRLLILLDPHLAYEDMVMRRAISAEERLLITLRFLATGESYTSLHLQFRVGKSTISQIVRCTCTVIWQKLQPIVVPCPTEETWLQVAAGFQSVANFPNCVGAVDGKHVRVLKPPRSGSSFFNYKKYFSVVLMAVADAHYKFVAIDVGAYGSSGDSRVLQSSQIGLQILRDGGTLPAPRPLPGSTHPVPFVMVSDEAFPLKPHLLRPYPRRALDDRRRIFNYRLSRARRYVECTFGIMWRIFHTAIQLDPETVDTVIKAFCVLHKYAREYSTGVVEEPQVSELDGVDNFGQGRQCNSGVRVRETFADYLMSPEGAVHWQYSFAGVEQPELQRRSET